The window TCTACATTTCAAAGAGCCTCGAGtcaggcattctttttttttttggtatttaatgtcttttttgctatactttaaaaattaatttatttttaaaattgaagtatagatgatttacaatgttgtgttaatttcaggtatacaaagtgattcagttacatgtctgtgtgtttacatatacattattttatatatattgtttttcagattcttttccctcctttccatatgttattataaaatagagTGATAGGTGATACTCAATAGGTCCtcgttgtttatctattttatatagagtagtgtgtatatgttactcCCAAATTCCTAATCTATCCCTTCCTTCTACCTTTCTCCTTtgctaaccataagtttgttttctatatctgtgactctgttttgtaaataagttcctttgtatcacttttttaggttcgacatataagtgatatatgatatttgtctttctctgtctgacttacttcacttagtatgatagtttctaggtccatccctgttgctgaaaatgacattatttcattcctttgatagttgaataatagtccattgtgtgtatatatacaccgcatcttctttattcattcatctgtcaatggacattggctattgtaaatagcacttcTTTCTACAAAAATCCCATATTCAGTGAGAGGAGCCTCCTAGTCTCCATTCCACTCTATGACTTTCCTCACTTTTATGTCCTTCTGAAACTTGAGCAAGTTAGGGTTATACTTTTAGAATCATGATCAGTAGACATTAAAACATACAATGAATGCCCTATATTAATATGTGTGCCATTTctacatatttaaattattatgattatataaaGGAATTGCATACATTtaacggagaaggtgatggcaccccactccagtactcttgcctggaaaatcccatggacggaggagcctggtaggctgcagaccatggggttgcgaagagtcggacacgactgagcaacttcactttcacttttcacttcatgcattggagaaggaaatggcaacgcactccagtgttcttgcctggagaatcccagggacagcggagcctggtgggctgccgtctctggggttgcacagagtcggacacgactgaagtgacttagcagcagcagcagcagcatacatttaaAGTAAGTCATGGttgtattaaaatgtaaaatatatgattttattgctgctgctaagtcgcttcagtcgtctctgactctgtgagaccccatggactgcagcccactaggctccccagtccctgggattctccaggcaagaacactggagtgggttgccatttccttctccaaagcatgaaagtggaaagtgaaagtgaagtcgctcagtcgtgtccgactcttctcgaccccatggactgcagcctaccaggctcctccatccatgggattttccaggcaacagtactggagtggggtgccattgccttctcccatatgaTTTTATTAGtctaactaaaataaaattaccagCTAGAACTACAAAAGGAAACTCATGTGAGGTCAATCAGTATTGTAGTTACATTATACTTCCTCAACATTTTAACTTTGGTTAAGGAGTTAATTTATATCATTTGTAAAACTCCTCAGTTAATTACAAAAATTTTATCTACTTTTGGAAATTATATCTCACTGTGAAGTGGTCTGGAAAAGGAACAAGTAAAACATTCTTTGGAGAACGGAACTCATGTAAACAACACAACTAACTTCTGGGACCAAATTTTTATACCTTGTCTTgatcatttattgtttttaaatcttcctcATTTAGCACCAACTGTGCATTGAAGAAGTCTTTCAGGGAATAGACACATTGAAGAATCAAACTGCACAAGGGGATGCTGtgaaaaaaatattccaaaactTGTCTTTAATAAAAGAATACATAGACCTCCAAAAAGTAAGCTAAAACATTTAGTGGAAACTGAAGTATACTTGTCTGGCTCTGCCTACGTTTATGGGGATTGACAGTTTCCTACAATGCTTAttgtctgttcttttcacagAGGAAGTGTGGAGGAGAAAGATGGAGAGTGAAACAATTCCTAGACTACCTGCAAGTTTTTCTTGGTGTGATTAACACAGAGTGGACAATGGAAAGTTGAGCTCTACCTCTTTCGCTGTAGTGAAAGtttctggaggaggagaaggaggtttTAATCAACAAGGATGAGGGCCAACCAATGGTGGAGCCTTAATATTCAGTGTAATTAAACTTCAGAagcaaagtaaatattttaggcataCAACAGTTTTACCTCACACAGGCAGAAAGTGcatagaaacaaaaaatttaagtTGTATTTCAGATGTCAGAATCACTGAAGTATTTTCCACCAGTTTGCTCCAGgcaaaatagatacatatatatatacttttatctaTCTTATTTAACATAACATTTTGTAAAATGTCtgttaatttaatattatttatgaaataattgagaacttagaaaattaatatttatttcaccttaagctatgtttcaataaaacaaaaatagacaaccCTAGTTCAGTTTGTTGCTGGCCTTTGTCTTACTCCTGAAGTGAGCACAATCTGGGTGAGACCATGCTGAGTTTGGAGGTCTTTCCCATCTCCTGGGTGGCAGACGTGGCAGGTTGCTAGGTGTGCTGCGGGTGGATGTGACCCAGTGGGACTGAATGGGGAAGGAGGCAGCAGGGACACGGGCAgaggctgaagcctggcttctgcTCCACTATGCCCAGAGACTAAGATGGTGCAGGCTAAATGGCAGGTGAggcatgaatgagtgaatgaacgaatgaatgattATGAGGGCTGGCCAGAGAATTCAAATGAGTTTCACCACTTCGCTAGGAGAGGAGGGCACTgtaggaatctgtatttaggtCTCTTTCCAGTCTATGAGAAGCACGTTGCAGACCAGTCGCACTGCCAGTGTGGGGAAGGGGCTGGAAATGCTCTTTGTGGAGCCCGGAGCACTGTGGACCTTGGGGAGTTTTTCACCACACCTGACATTGTGGCCTAACAACGGGCAGAGAAGCACTGGTAGGCAGTTATAACGGGAAGACTCTGTTCTAGAGGTGCCCACCGTCTATATTCCCAGGGAAGAACAGCATTAGGCAGAACAACAACCCAATCAGCCTGTTTACCACTATCGGTACCATATTTGAAAGTTCCTCTGCTTGAGGAAATTTCTGAAGGATTCAGAAAATACGTGTTTTAAAGATGTACTTTAAAACTGAAATctggggttcgatctctgatctgggaagatcccacaggctacggaacaactaagcccatgtgccacagctactgaacctgtgatctagagcctgggagccgcaactactgaagcccacatgccctgcagcccatgctctgcaacaagtcaCAGGAATGAGAAGCCCTCCAACCATAACAAGAGCAcagcccccgctcaccgcaactagagaaaagcctgaacagccagaaataaattaaaaacaaaacaaaacaaaaacctgagaCCTGAAGGAGAGGCCCAGTAACAACATTTATTATGCCACTAATTCCTTCCTTCGTTTACTGATCACAGGTCCAGTACAGTGAGCTGGGAGAGTGCTGCACACATGTTCTAGAGGGGCTTACAGATGGTGCCCTTAACCTGGCATTAGCTGTGTGGATTGCACATGTTGTGCTCCACTGCTTGTGTGACAAAACTACTCCTGCTGTTTCTGGGAGTGGGAGAGGGGCCAGGGCCATCACACACAGACTCCCAGTGGGAGAATGCAAGTCCTTTTGTGCAAGAAGACgcatttgccttccagtgcaaacTCAGGCAAGGTGGTCAGCACTCTGCTGTGTCTTAGGTTCCCAATCTGTGCACCCACTAAGCTCCAAGAGCTGGGGCTGAGCTGATTAAGAGATGTCAGCACAGCACCACGCTGAGTACTCTCGAAACTGACAGGAAACAGGAAACTCAATTTGAGAAGAGACTGAATGTCAGTTTAACTcaagtcagcaaatatttattgagctcccaTATGTTCCAGGATTGTTCTAGGAACTAGGATTCATCAGTGAATAAACAGGACAAAATTCCCTGCCCTTGTAAACGTATGTGtctgtgttaagttgcttcagtcatgtcctgttCTTTGCggtcccgtggactgtaacccattaggcttctctgtctatggaattctccaggcaagaacactggagtgggctgccatttcctcctctaggggatcttcctggcccagggatcaagtctgtatctcctgtgtctcctacatcacagattctttactgctgagtcaaaCAGGGaaactatacatatacatatatatatatatatatatatatatatatatacattagtttatatatacatatatatgtatatgctgctgctgctgctaagtcacttcagtcgtgtccaactctgtgcgaccccatagacagcagcccaccagactccactgggactctccaggcaagaacactggaatgggttgccatttccttctccaatgcatgaaagtgaaaagtgaaagtgaagtcactcagtcgtgtccgacccttagcatggactgcagcctaccaggtcctccgtccacgggaccttccaggcaagagtactggagtggggtgccattgccttctctgatatatgtatataactctctctatatatatatctaatggaatactacttagccataaaaagaatgaaaatttgccatttgtaacatggatggacctggagggtattatgcttagtgaattaaatcagacaaagaaagacaaatactgtgtgttatcacttatatgcagaatctaaaaaattaaacaggtgaatgtaacaaaaaagaaacagactcatggatatagagaacaaactggttaccagtggagaggaGCCGGCAGGGGAGGCAATATTGAGGTAATGATTAAGAGGCACaaagtactatgtataaaataaataagctacaaggatatgttATACAGTACAGGGAATACAGTAAATATTGTATAATCATAtaagtggagtataatctatacaAATTTTGAATCAGTATATTGTAGACCTGAAacaaataatattgtaaatcaactgtacctcaatttttaaaataaaaataaaattaatttggcaAGAAAAAACTGTCATTTTCCCACTTCTTTATCAAGGTCCAATATAGTTATTGTGGATTTAAGGCTGGAATATCCTATCTAAAGTCCTACTCATCAACTCTTACCAATCTACCAGTCTCAGAGAAGCCAAAAGCTATAAGGGTTGCATGGCACTCACAGAAATGGAACTTCTTACACCTACCAAGGATTTTTAAGGTGGAAACAATGATTCCCCAGCTAAGTCTGTAAAACAATTCCAATCAGGTGGGCCCTGGTCAGGGATAGGGGGACTCCTACGAGTTATATGAACCACTTCCTCACCTAGGCCTGACTACTGTGGGGCTCCAGAACCTAGGACAGCAGAggagagggcctggcaggctctagGTTACAGAAGGACTTGCATGAGTCTTGTTTGCCCTCTCAAAAGCTTATTCCAATAAAAGAGCATCTATTTGCTCTCTGCCTTAGTGACGCTGCTGTTAATGGCCAGTGGGAGGCACCAGATTGAGATATCAGGCTGCCTGATATCAGGCAGGGACACAGAGGAACCTTCCCAGAGAACACCTTAACACAATGCGTTTAAAACCAAAGCCCCCTCTCTGTCATCCATCCCCATCTCCTcaaagctactgctgctgctcttGCTTGTCCTTCTTTGTCCTTTTCCTTCGAGGTTCCCTACTTGGCTAATATAATCATGACTACCttcgtatttaacttatatttagagtacatcacgagaaacactggaagaagcacaagctggaatcaagattgccgggagaaatatcaataacttcagatatgcagatgacaccacccttatggcagaaagtgaagaggagctaaagagcctcttgatgaaagtgaaagaggagagtgaaaaagttggcttaaagctcaacatttagaaaactaagattatggcatccggtcccatcacttcatggcaaatagatggggaaacggtggaaacagtggctgactttattttggggggggggctccaaaatcactgcagatggtgactgcagccatgaaat is drawn from Bos mutus isolate GX-2022 chromosome 7, NWIPB_WYAK_1.1, whole genome shotgun sequence and contains these coding sequences:
- the IL5 gene encoding interleukin-5, with amino-acid sequence MRMHLHLTLVALGAAYVCANAVESTMNRLVAETLTLLSSHRILLIGDGNLMIPTPQHTNHQLCIEEVFQGIDTLKNQTAQGDAVKKIFQNLSLIKEYIDLQKRKCGGERWRVKQFLDYLQVFLGVINTEWTMES